From a single Caldalkalibacillus uzonensis genomic region:
- a CDS encoding helix-turn-helix domain-containing protein → MITKREHTPLVHKVHGHEKDTPGIRLRKARLEKNLFLRELAELTGLTPENIRNIEKDVYECKSGLKVTTAKKLAKALDKPIWYIGFYDKLTEKTLGQKLKKARLYHGHTLEEAAKYLGVDEKTIRNWEKDKKSPRTDMLKRLKKYLEILITK, encoded by the coding sequence GTGATAACTAAACGGGAACACACGCCTCTTGTACATAAGGTACATGGTCATGAAAAAGATACGCCAGGAATACGGCTTAGAAAGGCTCGATTGGAGAAAAATTTATTTTTGCGTGAGTTGGCGGAACTAACCGGGCTAACCCCTGAAAATATCAGAAATATCGAAAAGGATGTATATGAGTGTAAATCGGGGTTGAAAGTTACAACAGCTAAAAAGTTGGCCAAAGCATTAGATAAACCCATCTGGTATATTGGATTTTACGATAAACTCACAGAAAAAACACTTGGCCAAAAGTTGAAAAAGGCTCGCCTATATCATGGCCATACACTGGAAGAGGCAGCAAAATATTTGGGCGTTGATGAGAAAACCATCAGAAATTGGGAAAAGGATAAAAAGTCCCCACGGACTGATATGTTAAAAAGGTTGAAGAAATATTTGGAGATTTTGATAACAAAATAA
- a CDS encoding ATP-binding protein, with the protein MEVPLLRYEDIVGTPAPHNDHYRTAKIRNRVEQALQFKAERTNTTKPNGLLSAQEVKDICQLTRSAGELMREVYEHYQLSMRGYHKILKVSRTIADLNGHDLIEEEDIAEAIGYRLGK; encoded by the coding sequence GTGGAGGTGCCCTTGTTAAGATATGAGGACATTGTGGGTACGCCTGCACCACACAACGATCATTACCGTACGGCCAAAATCCGCAACAGGGTAGAGCAAGCACTGCAGTTTAAGGCGGAGCGAACCAACACCACCAAGCCCAACGGACTATTGTCCGCTCAAGAAGTGAAGGACATTTGTCAGCTGACACGGAGCGCAGGGGAGTTGATGCGCGAGGTGTATGAGCATTACCAGCTCAGTATGCGGGGCTATCACAAGATCTTGAAGGTGTCCCGCACCATTGCTGATCTGAACGGTCATGACTTGATCGAAGAAGAGGATATTGCCGAGGCGATTGGTTACAGGCTGGGGAAGTGA
- a CDS encoding LysE family translocator, whose translation MELSTIWLFAIAAATLLIIPGPAVFYIMGRSIEQGKKAGLVSVLGVSLGGSVHVLAGAIGVSAVLMTSATAFNIVKYLGAAYLIYLGCKTLFSTSDKPTSEIPKTPYKNLLKIFYQSALVEVMNPKTALFFLAFFPQFISPSAGSVTVQFLLLGTIFIMLALISDGLYAVLAATIRERILGSKVSSKLLNRVSGYLYIVLGVFSALASPSKT comes from the coding sequence ATGGAATTATCAACGATTTGGTTATTTGCAATTGCTGCTGCTACATTGTTAATAATTCCTGGACCAGCTGTGTTCTATATTATGGGAAGAAGTATAGAGCAAGGGAAGAAAGCAGGCTTGGTATCAGTTCTAGGTGTTTCACTTGGTGGTTCTGTTCACGTTTTAGCTGGAGCAATCGGAGTTTCTGCTGTCCTTATGACATCAGCAACAGCTTTTAATATCGTTAAATACTTGGGGGCTGCTTATCTTATCTATCTGGGGTGTAAGACTTTATTTTCTACATCTGACAAACCGACTTCAGAAATTCCAAAAACTCCGTACAAAAATTTATTAAAGATTTTTTACCAGTCAGCACTTGTAGAAGTCATGAATCCTAAGACCGCACTCTTTTTTTTAGCCTTCTTTCCGCAATTCATATCACCTTCTGCTGGATCAGTCACAGTACAATTTTTGCTTTTAGGAACTATATTTATTATGCTGGCTCTTATTAGTGATGGGCTGTATGCCGTCCTTGCAGCAACTATTAGAGAGAGGATTCTGGGAAGTAAAGTGAGTTCAAAGCTACTGAATCGGGTAAGTGGTTATTTATATATTGTTTTAGGGGTATTCTCCGCCCTTGCAAGTCCCTCCAAAACATAA
- a CDS encoding B3/B4 domain-containing protein, producing the protein MPRFIIEDDFWALFPHAKIGIVICQGIDNSIRDVKFYEKLLQEAEKEAHKFLRQEEFSSNPVISVWREAFKKFKTKKGARCSIEALLKRVKNGNHIGTINPLVDIYNSISLRYGLPCGGEDIDTFVGDIRLTQANGNEPFIPLGKDENASPYKGEIVYKDDYGAICRCWNWREAQRTMLTENTKNAFLCIELIDETRSVEFHLALKELSDLVSENLGGSVKIEVLDIYNREVTIFNTD; encoded by the coding sequence ATGCCTAGATTTATCATTGAAGATGATTTTTGGGCGTTATTCCCTCATGCAAAAATAGGCATCGTTATTTGCCAGGGGATTGATAATTCAATAAGGGACGTTAAATTCTACGAGAAACTGCTGCAGGAGGCAGAGAAAGAAGCACATAAATTTCTCCGTCAGGAGGAATTCAGCAGTAATCCAGTCATATCTGTTTGGCGAGAAGCTTTTAAGAAATTCAAAACAAAGAAAGGGGCAAGGTGTTCCATTGAAGCTTTATTAAAAAGAGTGAAAAATGGCAACCATATTGGCACAATAAACCCGCTTGTTGACATCTATAATTCAATTTCATTGCGTTATGGGCTTCCGTGTGGTGGAGAAGATATAGACACTTTTGTCGGCGATATTCGGCTAACGCAGGCAAATGGCAACGAGCCGTTTATCCCATTGGGAAAAGATGAAAATGCTTCGCCCTATAAAGGTGAAATTGTTTATAAAGATGATTACGGCGCAATATGCAGATGTTGGAACTGGCGTGAAGCTCAGCGGACAATGCTAACAGAAAATACGAAAAATGCGTTCCTCTGTATTGAATTAATAGATGAAACAAGAAGCGTTGAATTTCATTTGGCACTTAAAGAATTGTCTGATTTAGTGTCAGAGAATCTTGGTGGTAGTGTGAAGATTGAAGTGTTAGATATTTATAATAGAGAAGTTACAATCTTTAATACGGATTGA
- a CDS encoding IS256 family transposase: MKSSLANSGLENQLENLLRDFIKEKLELIMKEELENFLKVERSDEKNSKNGYYQRSLDTRYGKIENLSVPRDRKGYFHTQLFEPYQRRDGWLETAIIKMYQSGMSTREIGQFIERILGSAYSATTISNITEVALEDIKQWQQRPLKKRYSVLYLDGTYIKLRRDTVAHEVIYIAVGVTEDGYREILGFYVGGSESALGWRDLLQDLYKRGLQEVLLGVFDGLPGLEEAFRAVYPKADVQHCVVHKVRNTLNRVRLKDREAVAEDLKAIYHSFSQKEALAQFESFKEKWGRRYPKEVESWENNLPTLLTFLNYPSAIRSVIYTTNWIERTIKEIKKRLRPMNSLPDVKAAEKIVYLTVQDINHKWSERKLRGFASAYQQLQAMFKERYEI, encoded by the coding sequence ATGAAATCAAGTTTAGCAAATTCTGGGCTAGAAAATCAACTTGAAAACTTGTTGCGGGATTTTATTAAAGAAAAGCTCGAGCTGATTATGAAAGAGGAACTCGAAAACTTCCTTAAGGTCGAGAGATCTGATGAGAAGAACAGTAAAAATGGCTACTATCAGCGTTCTTTGGACACCCGGTACGGTAAAATAGAGAACCTTTCGGTCCCACGTGATCGTAAAGGTTACTTTCATACGCAGCTCTTTGAACCTTACCAACGTCGTGATGGTTGGCTTGAGACAGCCATTATCAAAATGTATCAAAGTGGTATGAGCACACGAGAAATCGGTCAATTTATCGAAAGAATCTTAGGCTCAGCCTATTCAGCCACAACGATCAGCAACATTACTGAAGTTGCTCTGGAAGACATCAAACAATGGCAGCAAAGACCGTTAAAGAAGCGCTACTCCGTTCTCTATTTAGACGGGACTTATATCAAACTTCGCCGGGATACCGTGGCTCATGAAGTGATCTATATCGCCGTTGGTGTTACTGAAGATGGGTATCGTGAAATTCTTGGTTTCTACGTTGGGGGTTCAGAAAGTGCACTGGGCTGGCGTGATCTGTTACAAGACTTATACAAGCGTGGTCTACAGGAAGTGCTCCTTGGTGTTTTTGACGGATTACCTGGTTTAGAAGAAGCATTTCGAGCCGTTTATCCTAAAGCGGATGTGCAACATTGTGTCGTGCATAAAGTTCGCAACACGTTAAATCGCGTACGCCTTAAAGATCGGGAAGCTGTAGCCGAAGACCTTAAAGCCATTTATCATTCGTTTAGTCAAAAGGAGGCTCTTGCACAGTTTGAAAGCTTTAAAGAGAAATGGGGTCGTCGCTATCCTAAAGAAGTCGAATCATGGGAAAATAATTTACCGACACTGCTCACCTTTTTAAACTATCCATCAGCCATCCGCAGTGTCATTTACACCACCAACTGGATTGAAAGAACCATTAAAGAAATTAAAAAACGTTTAAGACCCATGAACAGTCTTCCAGATGTCAAAGCAGCCGAAAAAATCGTGTACCTTACTGTACAGGATATCAATCACAAATGGTCAGAAAGAAAATTACGTGGATTTGCTAGTGCCTATCAACAATTGCAAGCTATGTTTAAAGAACGTTATGAGATATAA
- a CDS encoding putative holin-like toxin — protein MDILGLLTLLFTGGLFLVALLQLVIQIIKTTRK, from the coding sequence TTGGATATACTAGGATTGCTTACACTGCTGTTTACCGGAGGGCTTTTTCTGGTAGCATTGTTGCAACTGGTTATCCAAATCATCAAAACAACAAGAAAGTAA
- a CDS encoding reverse transcriptase domain-containing protein, translated as MLSNIYLHYVLDLWFEKAVKPRLKGEAYLIRYIDDFIVCFQYRADANRFHEALKKRLHKFKLELEPDKTRLIEFGRFASRQAKAQGKKKPETLYFLGFTHFCTRNRKGNFMVGRKTEKKRLRRSIGKIQTTLRLIRHWPIPEQVEKINQMLRGHYNYYGMAGNLKSLYKVYQATDKYWHKMLCSRSRKGYVTWERYAQIKSWFPIVRPRISIPYKELKLYVIL; from the coding sequence TTGCTGAGTAACATTTACTTGCACTATGTGCTGGATTTATGGTTTGAAAAGGCTGTAAAACCACGCCTAAAAGGTGAGGCTTACCTTATTCGTTACATTGATGACTTCATCGTTTGCTTTCAATACCGGGCAGATGCCAATCGTTTCCATGAAGCGCTAAAGAAACGGCTCCATAAATTTAAACTAGAGCTGGAGCCGGATAAAACCCGCCTTATTGAGTTTGGGAGATTTGCAAGCAGACAGGCCAAAGCACAGGGTAAAAAGAAGCCAGAAACGCTGTATTTTCTCGGTTTTACACACTTTTGTACGCGAAACAGGAAAGGAAACTTCATGGTGGGACGAAAGACGGAAAAGAAACGTCTCAGGCGGAGCATTGGTAAAATACAGACAACATTGCGTTTGATTCGCCATTGGCCTATTCCTGAGCAGGTTGAGAAGATTAATCAGATGTTGCGAGGGCACTACAATTATTATGGGATGGCAGGAAATTTAAAGTCACTCTACAAGGTGTACCAAGCAACAGATAAATATTGGCACAAGATGTTATGCAGCCGTAGCAGGAAAGGTTATGTGACATGGGAGAGATATGCCCAAATCAAATCCTGGTTTCCTATTGTGCGTCCGAGAATTTCAATCCCTTATAAGGAATTGAAATTGTACGTCATACTATGA
- a CDS encoding FMN-binding negative transcriptional regulator produces the protein MIIVYIPKKYRMDHDEAVQIMKSYPFAILITVDEHRPLATHISVEIRVDEGKIYATGHIAYGNMQKKTLDNNRDVLLIFQGPHAYISSSWYEHEDVPTWNYLAVHAYGTSRLITDDELISALDTMLKHYESHRENGQLWDTFDPEFLKRQMKGIVGFEIEITSIQAAAKMSQNRSDTEYKSIVAELEKSNEQGEIQVAQWMREKRKGIFK, from the coding sequence ATGATTATTGTGTACATCCCTAAAAAATATCGTATGGATCATGATGAAGCAGTTCAAATAATGAAGTCTTACCCGTTCGCCATATTGATTACTGTGGATGAACATCGACCCTTGGCAACACATATTTCTGTAGAAATTCGGGTAGATGAGGGGAAAATATATGCGACTGGGCACATTGCATACGGAAACATGCAGAAAAAAACTTTGGATAATAATCGTGATGTGTTACTCATTTTCCAAGGGCCGCATGCTTACATTTCATCAAGTTGGTATGAGCATGAAGATGTTCCTACATGGAACTATTTAGCTGTACATGCGTATGGAACATCGCGTTTAATCACTGATGACGAGCTGATATCAGCTTTGGATACTATGCTTAAACACTATGAGTCTCACCGAGAAAATGGCCAGCTCTGGGATACGTTTGATCCAGAGTTTCTTAAGAGGCAAATGAAAGGAATAGTTGGCTTTGAAATTGAAATCACATCGATTCAAGCTGCAGCTAAAATGAGTCAGAATCGGAGTGACACCGAATACAAATCGATTGTTGCAGAGCTTGAAAAATCAAATGAACAAGGGGAAATCCAGGTTGCTCAGTGGATGCGTGAGAAACGGAAAGGGATATTTAAATGA